In one Nocardioides sp. NBC_00368 genomic region, the following are encoded:
- the groL gene encoding chaperonin GroEL (60 kDa chaperone family; promotes refolding of misfolded polypeptides especially under stressful conditions; forms two stacked rings of heptamers to form a barrel-shaped 14mer; ends can be capped by GroES; misfolded proteins enter the barrel where they are refolded when GroES binds), producing MPKLIAFNEEARRGLEKGLNTLADAVKVTLGPKGRNVVLEKKWGAPTITNDGVSIAKEIELEDPYEKIGAELVKEVAKKTDDVAGDGTTTATVLAQALVREGLRNVAAGANPAGLKRGIEAAVDAVSEQLLAQAKDIETKEQIAATASISAADTTVGEIIAEAMDKVGKEGVITVEESNTFGLDLELTEGMRFDKGYISAYFVTDPERMETVLDDPYILIVNSKISSVKDLIPVLEKVMQTGKPLVILAEDVDGEALSTLVVNKIKGTFKSVAVKAPGFGDRRKAMLQDIAILTGGQVISEEVGLSLETAGIELLGQARKVVITKDETTIVEGSGDQGQIEGRVNQIRAEIEKSDSDYDREKLQERLAKLAGGVAVIKVGAATEVELKERKHRIEDAVRNAKAAVEEGILAGGGVALIQAAAAAFEKLELEGDEATGASIVKAAISAPLKQIAINAGLEGGVVAEKVAGLPQGHGLNAATGEYVDLLAAGIIDPAKVTRSALQNAASIAALFLTTEAVVADKPEKAAAGGDPTGGMGDMGGMGF from the coding sequence ATGCCGAAGCTCATCGCTTTCAACGAGGAGGCCCGTCGGGGTCTGGAGAAGGGTCTCAACACCCTCGCCGACGCCGTCAAGGTCACCCTCGGTCCCAAGGGCCGCAACGTCGTGCTCGAGAAGAAGTGGGGCGCCCCCACGATCACCAACGATGGTGTGTCCATCGCCAAGGAGATCGAGCTCGAGGACCCCTACGAGAAGATCGGTGCCGAGCTGGTCAAGGAGGTCGCGAAGAAGACCGACGACGTCGCCGGTGACGGCACGACGACCGCGACCGTTCTCGCCCAGGCGCTGGTCCGCGAGGGCCTGCGCAACGTCGCCGCGGGTGCCAACCCGGCCGGCCTGAAGCGCGGCATCGAGGCGGCCGTCGACGCCGTCTCCGAGCAGCTGCTCGCCCAGGCCAAGGACATCGAGACCAAGGAGCAGATCGCTGCTACCGCCTCGATCTCGGCCGCTGACACCACCGTCGGCGAGATCATCGCCGAGGCGATGGACAAGGTCGGCAAGGAAGGCGTCATCACCGTCGAGGAGTCGAACACCTTCGGGCTCGACCTCGAGCTGACCGAGGGTATGCGCTTCGACAAGGGCTACATCTCGGCCTACTTCGTGACCGACCCGGAGCGTATGGAGACCGTCCTCGACGACCCGTACATCCTGATCGTCAACTCGAAGATCTCCAGCGTCAAGGACCTGATCCCGGTCCTGGAGAAGGTCATGCAGACCGGCAAGCCGCTGGTCATCCTGGCCGAGGACGTCGACGGCGAGGCTCTCTCGACGCTGGTCGTCAACAAGATCAAGGGCACCTTCAAGTCCGTCGCCGTCAAGGCTCCGGGCTTCGGTGACCGCCGCAAGGCCATGCTGCAGGACATCGCGATCCTCACCGGTGGCCAGGTCATCTCCGAGGAGGTCGGCCTCTCCCTGGAGACCGCCGGCATCGAGCTGCTCGGCCAGGCCCGCAAGGTCGTCATCACCAAGGACGAGACCACCATCGTCGAGGGTTCGGGCGACCAGGGTCAGATCGAGGGCCGGGTCAACCAGATCCGCGCCGAGATCGAGAAGTCGGACTCCGACTACGACCGCGAGAAGCTCCAGGAGCGCCTCGCCAAGCTGGCCGGCGGCGTGGCCGTCATCAAGGTCGGCGCGGCCACCGAGGTCGAGCTCAAGGAGCGCAAGCACCGCATCGAGGACGCCGTCCGCAACGCCAAGGCTGCTGTCGAGGAGGGCATCCTCGCCGGCGGTGGTGTCGCGCTGATCCAGGCCGCCGCCGCTGCCTTCGAGAAGCTCGAGCTCGAGGGCGACGAGGCCACCGGTGCCTCGATCGTCAAGGCCGCCATCTCGGCGCCGCTGAAGCAGATCGCCATCAACGCCGGCCTCGAGGGCGGCGTCGTGGCGGAGAAGGTCGCCGGCCTCCCGCAGGGCCACGGCCTCAACGCCGCCACGGGTGAGTACGTCGACCTGCTGGCCGCGGGCATCATCGACCCCGCCAAGGTGACCCGCTCCGCGCTGCAGAACGCCGCGTCGATCGCCGCGCTGTTCCTCACCACCGAGGCCGTCGTGGCCGACAAGCCGGAGAAGGCCGCCGCTGGTGGCGACCCGACCGGTGGCATGGGTGACATGGGCGGCATGGGCTTCTGA
- a CDS encoding alpha/beta hydrolase family protein: MGLKAIPALVVSAVLLAGCGGEPAAAPPSRTAEPSASASSAAPSPSPSETVPPVTDKVSLPQLMREDFPGGEVKVLRESGSTDAYRRFEVSYPSGPLTITGVLFRPRGEGPFPGVVFAHGHIDTDIYVTGQGLKREQDRLAREGYVVLHTDYRGHAGSSPVPEGTEEDESRLGYTRDTINAVQAMKRLPYVDPDRTALLGRSMGGGVVMNALVAQPDLVRAGVTYASVSSDIVDNINRWAVPSRPEEVARLYRQYGDPEREPEFWAGLSARTYFDRIEVPVQMHHGTNDESCPIRWAYTTRDLMESAGVRQRLWVYEGEQHAFGPQWDLSIRRVIGFLDRHLG; encoded by the coding sequence ATGGGCCTGAAGGCGATCCCGGCACTGGTGGTATCGGCCGTGCTCCTCGCCGGATGCGGCGGTGAGCCGGCCGCCGCGCCGCCGTCTCGGACAGCGGAGCCGTCGGCCTCGGCTTCGTCGGCCGCGCCATCCCCGAGCCCGTCGGAGACCGTGCCGCCGGTGACCGACAAGGTCTCGCTCCCACAGTTGATGCGGGAGGACTTCCCGGGCGGCGAGGTGAAGGTGCTGCGGGAGTCGGGCAGCACGGACGCCTACCGGCGTTTCGAGGTCAGCTACCCGAGCGGGCCGCTGACGATCACCGGAGTGCTCTTCCGGCCGCGCGGCGAGGGGCCGTTCCCCGGCGTCGTCTTCGCCCATGGCCACATCGACACCGACATCTACGTCACCGGCCAGGGGCTGAAGCGGGAGCAGGACCGGCTTGCCCGGGAGGGCTACGTCGTCCTCCACACGGACTACCGCGGTCACGCCGGATCGTCCCCCGTCCCGGAGGGCACCGAGGAGGACGAGAGCCGCCTGGGCTACACCCGCGACACGATCAACGCCGTCCAGGCGATGAAGAGGCTTCCGTACGTCGACCCCGACCGCACCGCGCTGCTCGGTCGCTCCATGGGCGGGGGAGTGGTGATGAACGCGCTCGTCGCCCAGCCGGACCTGGTGCGTGCCGGCGTGACGTACGCGTCGGTCTCCTCCGACATCGTCGACAACATCAACCGATGGGCGGTGCCGTCGCGGCCCGAGGAGGTGGCCCGGCTCTACCGGCAGTACGGAGATCCCGAGCGGGAGCCGGAGTTCTGGGCGGGGCTGTCGGCCCGGACGTACTTCGACCGCATCGAGGTCCCGGTCCAGATGCATCACGGGACCAACGACGAGTCCTGCCCGATCCGGTGGGCCTACACCACCCGGGACCTGATGGAGAGCGCCGGTGTGCGTCAGCGGCTGTGGGTCTACGAGGGGGAGCAGCATGCCTTCGGGCCGCAGTGGGACCTCTCGATCAGGCGGGTGATCGGGTTCCTGGATCGTCATCTGGGATGA
- a CDS encoding nucleotidyltransferase family protein: protein MISGLLLAAGAGRRMGKPKALVDDWLVRSIGVLREGGCDDVLVVLGASAEEARTLLPAGQRVVVAEDWNEGMGASLRVGLETLGPDVQAAVVHLVDLPDVGADVVARVVTSASAAGLARAAYHGVPGHPVLIGRDHWDGVIDAAVGDQGARRYLETHDVRLVECGDLAGGDDVDRR, encoded by the coding sequence GTGATCTCCGGGCTCCTTCTCGCCGCCGGCGCCGGGCGCCGGATGGGCAAGCCGAAGGCGCTCGTCGACGACTGGCTGGTCCGCTCGATCGGGGTTCTGCGCGAGGGCGGCTGCGACGACGTGCTCGTCGTGCTCGGGGCGTCTGCCGAGGAGGCTCGGACGCTGCTCCCGGCGGGTCAGCGGGTCGTCGTAGCCGAGGACTGGAACGAGGGGATGGGTGCCTCGCTGCGGGTTGGTCTGGAAACTCTCGGGCCGGACGTACAGGCTGCCGTGGTCCATCTGGTCGATCTGCCCGACGTGGGTGCCGACGTGGTGGCTCGGGTGGTCACCTCGGCCTCTGCCGCCGGGCTGGCTCGGGCTGCCTACCACGGGGTTCCGGGTCATCCGGTGCTGATCGGACGCGACCACTGGGACGGCGTCATCGACGCAGCCGTCGGCGACCAGGGCGCCCGGCGCTATCTCGAGACACATGACGTACGCCTGGTGGAGTGCGGCGACCTGGCCGGCGGGGACGACGTCGACCGCCGCTGA
- a CDS encoding AAA family ATPase — protein sequence MDLTPREIADRLASTGYLADPELATVTFLALRMQRPLLLEGEPGTGKTALAEAVAEALDLPLVRLQCYEGIDATQALYDWDFARQILHLRALEAAGGAGEVEEAEKSLYDERFLLARPVLAALRQAPSVLLVDEVDRADDEFEAFLLEVLSTYQVTIPEFGTVAATVPPVVVLTSNRTRELHDALKRRCLYHWIDHPGLDREIEIVRSRAPEVAEELARQVVTVVQQLRGAEGANALLKPPGVAETLDWARALHHLGTTEMNLESAAATLGALVKHREDADRVRAALDRLLT from the coding sequence ATGGACCTGACGCCCCGGGAGATCGCCGACCGCCTGGCGTCGACGGGATACCTGGCCGACCCGGAGCTGGCGACGGTGACGTTCCTCGCGCTCAGGATGCAGCGTCCGCTGCTGCTCGAGGGTGAACCGGGGACCGGGAAGACCGCACTCGCGGAGGCCGTCGCCGAGGCACTCGACCTGCCGCTGGTGAGGTTGCAGTGCTACGAGGGGATCGACGCCACCCAGGCGCTCTACGACTGGGACTTCGCCCGCCAGATCCTGCACCTGCGCGCGTTGGAGGCGGCCGGTGGTGCCGGCGAGGTGGAGGAGGCCGAGAAGTCGCTCTACGACGAGCGGTTCCTGCTCGCCCGTCCGGTGCTGGCGGCGCTGCGGCAGGCGCCCTCGGTGCTGCTCGTCGACGAGGTCGACCGGGCCGACGACGAGTTCGAGGCGTTCCTGCTGGAGGTGCTGTCCACCTATCAGGTGACGATCCCGGAGTTCGGCACGGTCGCGGCCACGGTCCCCCCGGTCGTCGTGCTCACCTCCAACCGCACCCGCGAGCTCCACGACGCCCTCAAGCGCCGCTGCCTGTACCACTGGATCGACCACCCGGGCCTGGACCGCGAGATCGAGATCGTACGCAGCCGAGCCCCCGAGGTCGCCGAGGAGCTCGCCCGCCAGGTGGTCACGGTGGTCCAGCAGCTGCGCGGCGCCGAGGGCGCGAACGCCCTGCTCAAGCCGCCGGGGGTCGCCGAGACGCTCGACTGGGCCCGCGCCCTGCACCACCTCGGCACGACCGAGATGAACCTGGAGAGCGCTGCCGCCACGCTCGGCGCGCTCGTCAAGCACCGTGAGGACGCCGATCGCGTCCGGGCGGCGCTGGATCGGCTGCTGACGTGA
- a CDS encoding vWA domain-containing protein produces the protein MQRQRSAGIPGEPGIPTAIFLGFTRALRAAGVPVTQDRAHGFLQATAIVGADDPVATYTAGRATLCAGPDDLRRYDQVFEAWFGPTATLPRPQGPPRTVSVTSSLPETEPQDGDEAGEGEGDVIRARASEIETLRHRDVADLDPAEQERVAALIARLRPRAPRRRTPRQEQWRRGRVDAHRTLRASLRHLGEPAGIHYRRRGERPRRVVWLIDVSGSMSSYADVLLRVAHRVTSTTGSGAVFTMGTRITDVTRALRHRDPDRALVAAGETVPDWSGGTRLGDDLQAFLRRHQGLARGAVVVIASDGWERGDPALLEEQTARLHRLAHRVVWVNPHRGKVGYEPLQRGIVAVLPHVDDFVAGHSLATYEDLVEVIARA, from the coding sequence ATGCAACGCCAGAGAAGTGCAGGGATACCCGGTGAACCGGGTATCCCAACAGCGATCTTCCTCGGCTTCACCCGAGCCCTCCGCGCGGCCGGGGTGCCGGTGACCCAGGACCGCGCCCACGGCTTCCTGCAGGCGACCGCGATCGTCGGCGCCGACGACCCGGTCGCGACCTACACGGCCGGGAGGGCGACGTTGTGCGCCGGCCCCGACGACCTGCGCCGCTACGACCAGGTCTTCGAGGCCTGGTTCGGGCCGACGGCGACGCTGCCGAGACCACAGGGGCCGCCGCGTACCGTCTCGGTCACCTCCAGCCTCCCCGAGACAGAGCCGCAGGACGGCGACGAGGCGGGGGAGGGGGAGGGCGACGTCATCCGGGCCCGCGCGAGTGAGATCGAGACCCTGCGCCACCGCGACGTCGCGGACCTCGACCCGGCCGAGCAGGAGCGGGTGGCTGCGCTGATCGCCCGGCTCCGCCCACGGGCGCCGCGAAGAAGGACACCGCGACAGGAGCAGTGGCGACGGGGCCGCGTCGACGCCCACCGCACCCTGCGCGCGAGCCTGCGTCACCTCGGCGAGCCGGCCGGGATCCACTACCGCAGGCGCGGAGAGCGGCCGCGCCGTGTCGTGTGGCTGATCGACGTGTCCGGGTCGATGAGCTCCTACGCCGACGTGCTGCTGCGGGTTGCGCACCGGGTGACCTCGACGACCGGAAGCGGCGCGGTGTTCACGATGGGCACCAGGATCACCGACGTCACCCGCGCGCTGCGCCACCGCGACCCCGACCGTGCGCTGGTCGCAGCGGGCGAGACCGTGCCCGACTGGTCGGGCGGCACCCGGCTCGGCGACGACCTGCAGGCGTTCCTGCGGCGACACCAAGGACTTGCCCGAGGCGCGGTGGTGGTCATCGCGAGCGACGGCTGGGAGCGCGGCGACCCCGCGCTCCTCGAGGAGCAGACGGCGAGGCTGCACCGCCTCGCCCATCGTGTGGTGTGGGTCAACCCACACCGTGGCAAGGTTGGATATGAGCCGCTGCAGCGAGGCATCGTCGCGGTGCTTCCGCACGTGGACGACTTCGTCGCCGGACATTCGCTGGCGACGTACGAGGATCTGGTGGAGGTGATCGCGCGTGCGTGA
- a CDS encoding XdhC/CoxI family protein — protein sequence MRDVLDDLMKWWESGETVAVATVVATFQSAPRPPGASMLVGPDETAVGSVSGGCVEGAVYEVAREVAASGVPELHRYGVSDDDAFAVGLTCGGILDVFVEKVSKETFPELGELAEDVRSGTPVALATVIEHPDPEILGRRVLIRPEGVKGSLGSARMDDAVHDDALGLLAHGTNQTLSYGIDGERRGEGMRVFVWSFAPKPRMLVFGAIDFAAAVARVGAFLGYHVTVCDARPVFATNSRFPSADEVVVDWPHRYLGAEVEAGRIDQRTVIAVLTHDPKFDVPLLEVALRLPDIAYVGAMGSRRTHDDRLARLRDAGLTDEEIARLSSPIGLDLGARTPEETAISIAAEIIAGRWGGSGERLATTTGRIHEDR from the coding sequence GTGCGTGACGTACTCGACGATCTGATGAAGTGGTGGGAGTCCGGCGAGACCGTGGCGGTGGCGACGGTGGTGGCGACGTTCCAGTCGGCGCCTCGGCCCCCAGGGGCCTCGATGCTCGTCGGCCCCGACGAGACCGCGGTCGGCTCGGTCTCCGGCGGCTGTGTCGAAGGCGCGGTCTACGAGGTCGCCCGTGAGGTCGCCGCCTCCGGCGTCCCGGAGCTCCATCGCTACGGCGTCTCCGACGACGACGCGTTCGCGGTCGGTCTGACCTGCGGCGGCATCCTCGACGTCTTCGTCGAGAAGGTGTCGAAGGAGACCTTCCCGGAGCTCGGCGAGCTCGCCGAGGACGTACGCAGCGGCACCCCCGTCGCTCTTGCAACCGTGATCGAGCACCCCGACCCCGAGATCCTCGGCCGCCGCGTCCTCATCCGCCCCGAAGGTGTCAAGGGATCCCTGGGAAGCGCGAGGATGGACGACGCCGTCCACGACGACGCCCTCGGGCTGCTGGCCCACGGCACCAACCAGACGCTCTCCTACGGCATCGATGGCGAGCGCCGCGGCGAGGGCATGCGCGTCTTCGTCTGGTCCTTCGCGCCCAAGCCCCGGATGCTCGTCTTCGGCGCCATCGACTTCGCCGCTGCCGTGGCCCGGGTCGGCGCCTTCCTCGGCTACCACGTCACCGTCTGCGACGCCCGCCCGGTCTTCGCCACCAACTCCCGCTTCCCCTCGGCCGACGAGGTCGTCGTCGACTGGCCCCACCGCTACCTGGGCGCCGAGGTCGAGGCGGGCCGCATCGACCAGCGCACCGTGATCGCCGTCCTCACCCACGACCCGAAGTTCGACGTACCTCTTCTCGAGGTCGCGCTTCGCCTCCCCGACATCGCCTACGTCGGTGCGATGGGCTCCCGCCGCACCCACGACGACCGCCTCGCCCGCCTACGCGACGCCGGCCTCACCGACGAGGAGATCGCCCGCCTGAGCAGCCCCATCGGCCTCGACCTCGGCGCCCGTACGCCGGAGGAGACCGCCATCTCCATCGCCGCCGAGATCATCGCCGGCCGTTGGGGCGGCTCCGGTGAGCGCCTGGCGACCACCACCGGACGGATCCACGAGGACCGTTAG
- a CDS encoding transcriptional regulator: MVRSDLQERRISAARAWTAFVESGDAAEDFVRPEILTSWTRSATAVKPDVREAPLADEDETREMWRGSPLQVAVERVEEELRCTADDGDLVIAVTDPDTRVLWTYGGRVMRHKAESVNFVPGGRWDDESAGTNALDLANRTNSPSMVFGPEHYAEVVHNWVCWAAPLHDPVTGKHLGVLDLSTTWDRTHPIGMATARVMARLIEGALPKIPTPRADEAIAEPGLVLTLLGTAETWLDGQRLLLNRRQTEILALLALHPEGLSLERLHAMVYGDQAVTFSTLKAEVSHLRHALGGQVASRPYRLLMPVATDVDQVLTLIRHGRVAAAVEAYGGDLLPGTNSPALAEMAEYVAVALREALIADPQPDAVLRYSELAPYDTEVVDICLRRLGGSPHPALPLLRARLAASR, encoded by the coding sequence ATGGTCCGTAGCGATCTGCAGGAGCGCCGCATCAGCGCGGCGCGGGCGTGGACCGCCTTCGTGGAGAGCGGCGACGCCGCCGAGGACTTCGTCCGGCCCGAGATCCTGACCAGCTGGACGCGTTCGGCGACGGCCGTGAAGCCGGACGTGCGCGAGGCGCCGCTGGCCGACGAGGACGAGACCCGGGAGATGTGGCGCGGGTCGCCGCTCCAGGTGGCCGTCGAGCGGGTCGAGGAGGAGCTGCGGTGCACCGCCGACGACGGTGACCTGGTCATCGCCGTGACCGACCCCGACACCCGGGTGCTGTGGACCTACGGCGGCCGGGTGATGCGCCACAAGGCGGAGTCGGTCAACTTCGTGCCGGGCGGGCGCTGGGACGACGAGAGCGCCGGCACCAACGCGCTCGACCTCGCCAACCGCACCAACTCGCCGTCGATGGTCTTCGGCCCCGAGCACTACGCCGAGGTCGTGCACAACTGGGTCTGCTGGGCCGCACCCCTCCACGACCCGGTCACCGGAAAGCACCTCGGCGTCCTCGACCTCTCCACGACCTGGGACCGCACCCACCCGATCGGGATGGCCACGGCCCGGGTGATGGCGCGCCTCATCGAGGGTGCGCTCCCGAAGATCCCGACCCCGCGGGCGGACGAGGCGATCGCCGAGCCCGGCCTGGTCCTGACCCTGCTGGGCACCGCGGAGACCTGGCTCGACGGGCAGCGGCTGCTGCTCAACCGTCGCCAGACCGAGATCCTGGCCCTGCTCGCGCTCCATCCCGAGGGCCTCTCGCTGGAGCGGCTGCACGCGATGGTCTACGGCGACCAGGCGGTCACCTTCTCGACGCTCAAGGCCGAGGTCTCCCACCTGCGCCACGCCCTCGGCGGCCAGGTCGCCTCGCGTCCCTACCGTCTGCTGATGCCGGTCGCGACCGACGTCGACCAGGTCCTCACCCTGATCCGGCACGGCCGGGTGGCGGCTGCGGTGGAGGCGTACGGAGGTGATCTCCTGCCCGGCACCAACAGCCCGGCGCTGGCCGAGATGGCCGAGTACGTCGCGGTCGCGCTGCGCGAGGCGCTGATCGCCGACCCGCAGCCCGACGCGGTGCTGCGCTACAGCGAGCTGGCTCCCTACGACACCGAGGTCGTCGACATCTGTCTGCGCCGTCTCGGCGGGAGTCCCCACCCGGCGTTGCCCCTGCTCAGGGCACGTTTGGCAGCCAGTCGCTGA
- a CDS encoding (2Fe-2S)-binding protein, whose protein sequence is MARISMRVDGMKVTDDVEPRTLLVQYLREGLGKTGTVIGCDTSNCGACTVHLDGDSVKSCNVLAVQADGCEVTTIEGLADTVEGDLHPVQEAFRECHGLQCGFCTPGMIMQSVDLLKRNPQPSEDEIREGIEGNLCRCTGYHNIVRAVQYASGHLATAANPRGATEEVDAL, encoded by the coding sequence ATGGCCCGGATCAGCATGCGCGTCGACGGTATGAAGGTCACCGACGACGTCGAACCGCGGACACTGCTCGTGCAGTATCTGCGCGAAGGACTCGGCAAGACCGGCACGGTGATCGGTTGCGACACCAGCAACTGCGGCGCCTGCACGGTCCATCTCGACGGCGACTCGGTGAAGTCGTGCAACGTGCTCGCGGTGCAGGCCGACGGATGCGAGGTGACCACGATCGAGGGGCTCGCCGACACGGTCGAGGGCGATCTCCACCCGGTCCAGGAGGCGTTCCGCGAGTGTCACGGCCTGCAGTGCGGGTTCTGTACGCCCGGCATGATCATGCAGTCCGTCGACCTGCTCAAGCGCAACCCGCAGCCCAGCGAGGACGAGATCCGTGAGGGCATCGAGGGCAACCTGTGCCGCTGCACGGGCTACCACAACATCGTCCGCGCGGTGCAGTACGCCAGCGGCCACCTGGCCACCGCCGCCAACCCGCGCGGCGCGACCGAGGAGGTGGACGCGCTGTGA